Genomic segment of Vibrio natriegens NBRC 15636 = ATCC 14048 = DSM 759:
GCGGCGTAAAGCTACGCGGGTCACCCTCTTCCTGCTTGAACGGATCGTTAAGCAGCACTTTGATGCCCATGCCTTTTAAGCATTTTTCCAAGTAGCTGCCAACCTGCCCAGCGCCGATAATCCCGACGGTTTTATCAAAGACAGAGAAGCCTTGTTGCTGCGCCAATACCATCATTACGCTGAACGCATATTCTGCAACACCAACTTTGTTACAGCCCGGCGCTGCCGTAAAGAAAATGCCTTTTTCTTTTAGAAGTGATTGATCAACATGATCCATACCTGCAGTCGCGGTACCAACAAATTTAAGTTTGTTTGCTTTACTGATCAGCTCCGCATTGACCTTGGTAACAGAGCGAATCATAAGTGCATCAACATCAATCAGATCATCAGCCGTTAGTGAACGGCCCGGTTTTAGAATCACTTCACCGATTTGGCTGAATAGTTCTTCAGCGTACGGCATATTTTCATCAACAATAATTTTCATAGCGCCAGCGTTTTAAGGTCCATTTTTAAAAATTGCAGTGATTGTGCCTTTTTCCCGAGAAATCTCAAGAAATATACCCAAATGACTTCCAGCCCCTGTCGAAGGAGAGCGTAAGTTTGTCGCAGCTCATCAATGGATAGTTACGCGGTAAAACATTTTTGCATAGAAACGTTCCAGTCTCGCAAATACCTCTAACTAGGTTGAGCATTATCATCAACATTTATAGGAATCAGGTTGAGTATTTGTTTGTCGCTGTTGACCACCCGTGGTCTTATTTACCATTGCCCGAATAAACTTAACTCCCCGATAAACGGGCAAAAATAGATAATGATGGGCAATGGCAAATGGGCCTATCTGACTTTTTTTGAGAGAGTACTCGCAGAACATCTGTCGCTCCACCACATATTAATCAGACTCGAATAAATTAGTTGAAACATCGTTTCGGAATGTTTGTTTAAGCATCGTTGCTAACCCGTTCCTTGGCGAACACGGATAACCCGTGACTGTTCTTTCGACGTGAAATAAATAATAAAGGTGCCCTGTGAAAAATACTGCCCTACCCCTTTTTGTTACCCAAGTTGCAGCAAGTGTTGCGCTTGCAATCTCCTTTTCCAGTCAAGCGGCCACATACAATGAAGCGCCACAATTAGCTGAATTAGTTAACTCCGGAACGCTGCCTGCAGTGGAAAAACGCCTACCGGAAAACCCGTTGGTCGTTGAACCGATTGAATCTATCGGCCAATACGGTGGAGAGTTACGACTGCTGGGTCTGAAGAAAGACAATGGCCATCGTATGCGTATGCTTAAATACGACAACCTGTTCAACTTCAACCGCACTTACACCGGCATTGAACCAAACTTAGCCACTGGCTACACGGTCAACAAAGATTTGACCGAATACACCATTACCCTGCGCAAAGGTATGAAGTGGTCTGACGGTCACCCATTTACCGCTGAAGACATCGCATTTTATATCGATCTGATGAACCGTGACGACTGGTCTGGTAACCGTCCGTTTTTTGCCCGTAATGTAGGCGACGCCAAAGCAGAAGTGATCAACACCAACACGATTAAGTTCACTCTGTCGAAACCAGACGGTATGTTCATCCGTAAGCTGGCCAACACCGACGGCTCCAACATCGTTCAGTTCCCTAAACATTATTGCCAACAGTTCCTGCCTGAATTCAACAATAACGCCGAAGCAAACGCCAAAGCAGCGGGATTTGATAGCTGGCAGCAGTACTTCCAGACCAAGTGCCGCGCTCACTACTTCTTTGAGCACTACACCAACCCTGAGCGCCCAACCGTTAACGCCTGGAAAGTGAAAGTTCCGCCAGGTCCAAAAACACAGTATGCCGTATGGGAGCGAAATCCTTACTACTGGATGGTAGATACAGCGGGCAACCAACTGCCTTATCTGGATAGTATTTATTTCTCCTATTCTGAGAATAAAGAAGAAATGGTGTTGCGCGCTGCTGCAGGTGAGACTGATTTCCAAACCCGCCATATCGGCCTGAGCACCTATCGCCCTATGTTGATGGATAATCAAGAAAAAGGTGGCTACAAATACGACTTCCGTCCTAGCACTAGGATGAACGCTTTAGTCTTACCTCTTAACCAAACTCATAGAGATCCGATTAAACGAGAGCTATTTAGCAATAAAGATTTCCGTATTGCCCTGTCTCATGCCATCGATCGTGATGGGATCAGTGAAACCATTTACTCAGGTGTAGTAAAGGCTTATCAGGCGGCACCAGCCGAAGGCTCT
This window contains:
- a CDS encoding ABC transporter substrate-binding protein, translated to MKNTALPLFVTQVAASVALAISFSSQAATYNEAPQLAELVNSGTLPAVEKRLPENPLVVEPIESIGQYGGELRLLGLKKDNGHRMRMLKYDNLFNFNRTYTGIEPNLATGYTVNKDLTEYTITLRKGMKWSDGHPFTAEDIAFYIDLMNRDDWSGNRPFFARNVGDAKAEVINTNTIKFTLSKPDGMFIRKLANTDGSNIVQFPKHYCQQFLPEFNNNAEANAKAAGFDSWQQYFQTKCRAHYFFEHYTNPERPTVNAWKVKVPPGPKTQYAVWERNPYYWMVDTAGNQLPYLDSIYFSYSENKEEMVLRAAAGETDFQTRHIGLSTYRPMLMDNQEKGGYKYDFRPSTRMNALVLPLNQTHRDPIKRELFSNKDFRIALSHAIDRDGISETIYSGVVKAYQAAPAEGSAFYDEEFATQFTKYDPDKANKMLDAIGLNKRDEQGYRLDKTGERLRIEALMDQSHVGERTDILELVKNDWREVGIFLDIRIVEGSFMQTQRLDNNFDLLPPPGDGGIGVLDSFAAYAVQNPASIWGIGYYYWMSDKNHATAVEPPAHVKKQIELYRKMGETASQEEQNKLMKEILQISKEHFYTIGTVSSLDEGVVIKHGVHNADTQVPDSYSIASPGPMRTAQLWKEADK